The following proteins are co-located in the Gloeomargarita sp. SRBZ-1_bins_9 genome:
- a CDS encoding ribonuclease HII, whose protein sequence is MLTHLRLGVDEVGRGALCGPVVCAAVVLDQAGEAYLRRLGLRESKQLSSQQRQRWAPQIQDMALAWHIAWAEPWEIDALNILQATLLAMRRAIAAIPVTPDLCLVDGNHPIPDLPHPQRTVIEGDRREIPIAAASVLAKVWRDEYLCRLSREYPVYDLARNKGYASPTHRQALQRYGPSSIHRLSFLPCQVSQAKLLGVSVSA, encoded by the coding sequence ATGCTAACCCACCTGCGCCTGGGGGTTGACGAAGTAGGACGGGGTGCCCTGTGCGGTCCGGTGGTCTGCGCCGCCGTCGTCCTGGATCAGGCGGGGGAAGCCTACTTGCGGCGTTTGGGACTGCGGGAGAGCAAACAACTGTCGTCCCAGCAACGGCAGCGTTGGGCGCCCCAGATTCAGGATATGGCCCTTGCGTGGCACATTGCCTGGGCCGAACCCTGGGAAATCGACGCCCTGAACATTCTCCAGGCCACCCTGCTGGCCATGCGCCGGGCTATTGCCGCCATCCCGGTCACCCCCGACCTCTGTTTGGTGGATGGCAACCACCCCATTCCCGACCTACCCCATCCCCAACGGACGGTAATCGAGGGCGACCGGCGGGAAATCCCCATTGCCGCCGCCAGTGTTTTGGCCAAGGTCTGGCGAGACGAATACCTATGCCGACTCAGCCGCGAATATCCCGTTTATGACCTGGCCCGTAACAAAGGCTACGCCAGCCCCACGCATCGCCAGGCCCTGCAACGCTACGGTCCCAGCAGCATCCACCGGCTCTCGTTTCTCCCCTGTCAGGTCTCCCAGGCCAAGTTGCTAGGGGTTTCCGTTTCCGCCTGA
- a CDS encoding DUF1997 domain-containing protein, with protein MDEFTAFYSTFSDYMPMYAPVAVVGRYLDAHHEWFRRCAHPIEAEPIGATGYALKLGRYGALGYELEPCIGLDLLPAEQQTYRIRTIPVPGVTPQDYRVDFQASLTLVETPVPAEVQAELPDLPVMTRVEWVLDLGVEVRFPAFIRALPESLVQRTGDLLLWQVVRQISRRLTRRVQEDFHHSQGLPVPRPTHQFRWRHRPARSPANQPSRG; from the coding sequence ATGGATGAGTTTACCGCCTTCTACAGCACCTTTAGCGACTATATGCCTATGTATGCGCCGGTGGCGGTGGTGGGTCGGTATTTGGACGCCCATCACGAGTGGTTCCGGCGCTGCGCCCATCCCATTGAAGCTGAGCCGATAGGGGCAACGGGTTATGCCCTGAAACTGGGGCGCTATGGGGCGCTGGGCTACGAACTGGAACCCTGCATCGGGTTAGATTTACTGCCGGCCGAGCAGCAGACCTACCGGATTCGCACGATCCCTGTACCGGGGGTGACTCCCCAGGACTACCGGGTGGACTTCCAGGCCAGTTTGACCCTGGTGGAAACGCCGGTACCGGCCGAGGTGCAAGCCGAATTGCCAGATTTGCCGGTCATGACCCGGGTGGAATGGGTGCTGGATTTGGGGGTCGAGGTGCGCTTTCCGGCTTTTATCCGAGCGCTGCCCGAATCCCTGGTACAGCGCACCGGCGACCTGTTGCTCTGGCAGGTGGTGCGTCAGATTTCGCGCCGGCTGACCCGTCGCGTCCAGGAGGATTTTCACCACAGTCAGGGGTTACCCGTACCCCGTCCAACCCATCAGTTTCGCTGGCGTCACCGACCTGCACGCTCCCCAGCCAATCAACCCAGCCGGGGTTGA
- a CDS encoding mechanosensitive ion channel codes for MLGPGRRWLAVVLVLTGVWWLLAVTSVSAQLRPVPQWLSRRVAAVVVDGRPLFDLRDSGNVPGVERAEWANHQLARAIEQWQANPDQPPVVDIVVDPSTNQWTLRLNGQHLLTVTQADIGQGGRSARVQAEIWQQEIQNALQQAQYERTAAYRSKALAFVLVTLTLAGLGHMALNALRRWFVRYLTRFLHTRAPHLEGTLRLISQMGFIGVQSGIWLAVLLYITDLFPVIRIARYHVVRSLVVGLTTPMVTLGNRGYSLLDLLIFLVLFVLLWTLSGTLAGLLKSRVLQMAGADQRVREVVAVLTRYTLVLLGSIILLQIWGLDVTSLTLLASVLGVGIGFGLQNTANNFISGLIITLERPIQVGDFINVGDLQGTVERIGTRTTEIRTLDRVSIIVPNSRFVDNQVINWSLGSPVSRLHVPVGVAYGSPVETVRTALLEAARRHPDVLANPAPQVWLVNFGENAMMFDLLVWICEPREQYRIKSDLYYRIVESLEKYNISIPFPQRDVHIRGIEKLLPQLLDNSGSADMNNVA; via the coding sequence ATGCTAGGCCCTGGGCGTCGCTGGTTGGCTGTGGTGCTGGTGCTAACAGGGGTATGGTGGCTTCTGGCCGTAACGTCGGTCAGTGCCCAACTTCGGCCTGTGCCCCAATGGCTTTCCCGGCGGGTGGCGGCGGTGGTGGTGGACGGTCGGCCCCTATTTGACCTGCGGGATTCCGGGAACGTACCGGGCGTTGAGCGGGCGGAATGGGCCAATCACCAACTGGCGCGGGCCATTGAACAGTGGCAGGCCAATCCCGATCAACCGCCGGTGGTGGACATTGTGGTTGACCCCAGCACCAACCAGTGGACATTGCGCTTAAACGGCCAGCATTTACTCACCGTGACCCAGGCAGACATTGGCCAAGGGGGCCGTTCGGCGCGGGTGCAGGCGGAAATCTGGCAACAGGAGATTCAAAATGCCCTGCAACAGGCCCAGTACGAGCGCACAGCCGCCTACCGGTCGAAAGCCCTGGCCTTTGTCCTGGTGACCTTAACCCTGGCCGGGTTGGGGCACATGGCCTTGAATGCCCTGCGGCGTTGGTTTGTCCGCTATCTCACCCGCTTTCTCCACACCCGGGCGCCCCATTTGGAAGGCACCTTGCGCTTAATTAGCCAGATGGGGTTCATCGGCGTCCAAAGCGGCATCTGGCTGGCAGTTTTGCTGTACATCACCGATTTGTTTCCCGTGATTCGCATTGCCCGCTACCACGTGGTGCGTTCCCTGGTGGTGGGTTTAACGACACCGATGGTCACCTTGGGCAACCGGGGGTATTCCCTCCTGGATTTGCTCATCTTTTTGGTGCTGTTTGTGCTGTTGTGGACCCTGTCGGGCACCCTGGCGGGTCTGCTCAAATCCCGGGTGTTGCAAATGGCGGGAGCGGACCAGCGGGTACGGGAAGTGGTGGCGGTTTTGACGCGCTATACGCTGGTGCTGCTGGGGTCCATCATCCTATTGCAAATTTGGGGCTTAGATGTCACGTCCTTAACCCTACTGGCTAGTGTCCTGGGGGTGGGGATCGGTTTCGGGTTGCAAAACACGGCCAATAACTTCATTAGCGGTTTGATCATTACCCTAGAGCGGCCGATTCAGGTGGGGGATTTTATCAATGTGGGGGATTTGCAGGGGACAGTGGAACGCATCGGCACCCGCACCACGGAAATTCGCACCCTAGACCGCGTGTCTATCATTGTGCCCAACTCCCGCTTTGTGGATAACCAGGTGATCAACTGGAGTTTGGGGAGTCCGGTGTCGCGTCTGCACGTGCCGGTGGGGGTGGCCTATGGCTCGCCGGTGGAAACGGTGCGCACAGCCCTATTGGAAGCGGCGCGGCGTCATCCCGATGTGCTGGCCAATCCGGCGCCCCAGGTCTGGTTGGTCAACTTCGGCGAAAACGCTATGATGTTTGATCTGCTGGTGTGGATTTGCGAACCCCGGGAGCAATATCGCATCAAAAGTGACCTGTACTACCGCATTGTTGAAAGCCTGGAGAAATACAATATTTCCATTCCTTTTCCCCAGCGGGATGTGCATATTCGCGGAATAGAGAAGCTATTGCCCCAATTGCTGGACAATTCGGGTTCGGCGGATATGAACAACGTCGCCTAG
- a CDS encoding cation-translocating P-type ATPase, translating into MNTAAPPATQNLVLDIEGLKCASCVRAVEQHLRSYPGVLAVTVNLATRQAQVVADVTQVMPEKLAQFLTQKGYPSRPHSLWSRSTGAPSGSTGHLLISLGLLALAALGHSPWGHHHWPWLHEPLAEWLLATAALLLPGRDMLVSGWQSWRAGTPTMYSLVGLGVSVAYLGGIAAWLRPDWGWDRFFYEVVMVITLMALGQVLEGRARQRAGQALAALVALQPPVARLLTAQGVWEPVPLVQVQKGQKVQVLPGETFPVDGVICEGITLVDQATLTGESLPVLHQPGDPVYSGTVNVTDTVVVEVTATGAETRLGQIINLVLTAQARKAPVQGIADRIAGWFTYLVLAIAGMTLLFWGMVAPAWWPDMYHPWLVAIHRVVAVLVVACPCALGLATPMAILVGLTRGAQRGLLIRGGDILEQVVAVDLVVFDKTGTLTQGQPQVEQVYLLQPHPLVANRDELWQLAAQLEWGSTHPLAVGIRQGAPAVTRQWTIEEVRPQPGIGVTAQVEGYPVQLGRWPDGMPLPVTLAPGQTVVALQIAGQPVGIWLLRDQVRPEAQAVVRWLQDQGLQVRVLSGDRPEVVAHLAQVLGLTSEQVQGGLLPADKVAWVRRWQQQGHRVAVVGDGSNDAPALVAAQVGIALARGTQVALESAAIVLIHNDLGDVVAALELSRRTLTTIYQNLAWAFLYNLIAIPWAAGVFLPWGWVLEPTSAAGLMALSSLAVVLNSLTLRPPAPAPQLLPDRGTSPPLPSGRPSSTAPG; encoded by the coding sequence ATGAATACGGCGGCGCCACCGGCCACGCAAAACCTAGTGTTGGACATCGAAGGCCTCAAATGCGCCAGTTGCGTGCGTGCCGTCGAACAACATTTGCGCAGCTATCCCGGTGTTTTGGCGGTGACGGTGAATCTGGCAACTCGGCAGGCCCAGGTGGTGGCGGATGTGACTCAAGTCATGCCGGAAAAATTGGCCCAGTTTTTGACCCAGAAGGGATACCCCAGTCGTCCCCACAGCCTGTGGAGCCGATCAACAGGGGCACCGAGTGGGTCCACCGGACATCTGCTGATCTCCCTAGGCTTGCTGGCACTGGCGGCCTTGGGGCACTCGCCCTGGGGGCATCACCACTGGCCCTGGCTGCACGAACCCCTGGCGGAATGGTTGCTGGCGACGGCGGCGCTGCTGTTGCCGGGGCGAGACATGCTGGTTTCCGGCTGGCAAAGCTGGCGGGCAGGCACACCAACCATGTACAGTCTGGTGGGGCTGGGGGTAAGTGTGGCCTACCTGGGGGGGATTGCCGCCTGGCTCCGGCCTGATTGGGGATGGGACCGGTTTTTCTACGAAGTGGTGATGGTGATTACGCTGATGGCCCTAGGGCAAGTCCTGGAGGGACGGGCGCGACAACGGGCCGGCCAAGCCCTGGCGGCGTTGGTGGCTCTGCAACCGCCGGTGGCCCGCCTGCTCACGGCCCAGGGGGTATGGGAACCGGTGCCCTTGGTGCAGGTGCAAAAGGGTCAGAAAGTGCAGGTGCTACCCGGTGAGACCTTTCCGGTGGATGGAGTGATTTGCGAAGGAATCACCCTGGTGGACCAGGCCACCTTGACGGGGGAATCCCTGCCGGTGTTGCACCAACCCGGTGATCCGGTTTATAGCGGCACCGTCAATGTCACGGATACGGTGGTGGTGGAGGTTACGGCCACGGGAGCAGAAACGCGCCTGGGGCAAATCATTAACCTGGTCCTGACGGCTCAAGCCCGCAAGGCGCCGGTGCAGGGCATTGCCGACCGGATTGCCGGTTGGTTTACCTACCTGGTGCTGGCCATAGCCGGTATGACGTTGCTGTTTTGGGGGATGGTGGCACCGGCGTGGTGGCCCGATATGTACCATCCCTGGCTAGTGGCCATTCACCGGGTAGTGGCGGTGCTGGTGGTGGCTTGTCCCTGCGCCTTGGGATTAGCCACACCGATGGCCATCCTGGTGGGCCTCACGCGGGGGGCGCAGCGGGGCCTACTCATTCGCGGGGGCGACATCCTAGAGCAGGTGGTGGCCGTGGACTTGGTGGTGTTTGACAAAACAGGCACCCTCACCCAGGGCCAACCCCAGGTGGAGCAGGTGTATCTGCTACAACCCCATCCCCTGGTGGCCAATAGGGACGAACTCTGGCAATTGGCCGCCCAGTTGGAATGGGGCAGTACCCATCCCTTGGCGGTGGGAATTCGCCAGGGAGCGCCGGCAGTCACCCGCCAGTGGACAATCGAGGAAGTCCGTCCGCAGCCGGGGATAGGGGTAACGGCTCAGGTGGAGGGTTACCCGGTGCAGTTGGGCCGGTGGCCGGATGGAATGCCTTTGCCTGTAACCCTGGCGCCAGGGCAGACGGTGGTGGCCTTGCAAATTGCCGGGCAGCCGGTGGGCATTTGGTTGCTGCGGGACCAGGTGCGTCCGGAGGCCCAGGCGGTGGTGCGGTGGCTTCAGGACCAGGGACTACAGGTGCGCGTCCTCAGCGGTGACCGTCCCGAGGTGGTGGCGCATTTGGCGCAGGTACTGGGTTTAACATCAGAACAGGTCCAGGGGGGCCTTTTGCCGGCGGACAAGGTCGCTTGGGTCCGTCGTTGGCAACAGCAGGGTCACCGGGTGGCGGTGGTGGGGGATGGCAGTAATGATGCCCCGGCCCTGGTAGCCGCACAGGTGGGGATAGCTCTGGCGCGGGGTACGCAGGTGGCCCTAGAAAGCGCCGCTATTGTCCTGATCCACAATGACCTAGGGGATGTGGTGGCCGCCCTGGAACTCAGCCGACGAACCCTGACCACCATTTACCAAAACTTGGCGTGGGCCTTTCTCTACAACTTGATTGCCATTCCCTGGGCGGCGGGGGTGTTTCTGCCCTGGGGCTGGGTGCTGGAACCCACATCGGCGGCGGGATTGATGGCCTTGAGTTCCCTGGCAGTGGTGCTGAACTCCCTGACCCTGCGCCCGCCGGCGCCCGCTCCCCAGTTACTTCCAGACAGGGGGACATCCCCACCCCTACCTTCCGGGCGTCCTAGCTCCACAGCCCCGGGGTAG
- the leuD gene encoding 3-isopropylmalate dehydratase small subunit, whose amino-acid sequence MTPILRVIGRAIPLVGNDIDTDRIIPARFLRCVTFDGLGAHVFADDRAPGNHPFDQPQYQGAVILVVNANFGCGSSREHAPQALRRWGIRAIVGESFAEIFAGNCLALGMPIVTASAAVIRTLQRQIQERPDQQWTLDVQALTLTNGPQTWSVHMEAGAQRALVQGTWDACGQLLAHREAILATAARLDKCAKIA is encoded by the coding sequence ATGACCCCTATCCTGCGGGTGATCGGTCGGGCAATTCCCCTGGTGGGCAACGACATTGACACCGACCGGATAATTCCGGCCCGGTTCTTGCGATGTGTGACCTTTGACGGTTTAGGTGCCCATGTGTTTGCCGATGACCGGGCGCCGGGCAACCACCCCTTCGACCAACCCCAATATCAGGGCGCCGTCATTTTGGTGGTCAATGCCAACTTCGGCTGTGGGTCCAGTCGGGAACATGCACCGCAAGCCCTTCGCCGCTGGGGGATTCGGGCTATAGTGGGGGAAAGTTTCGCCGAGATTTTCGCCGGGAATTGCCTGGCCTTGGGGATGCCCATTGTCACCGCCAGCGCCGCAGTGATTCGCACCCTGCAGCGGCAAATTCAGGAGCGGCCCGACCAACAGTGGACCTTAGATGTACAGGCCCTCACTTTGACCAATGGCCCCCAAACCTGGTCCGTCCACATGGAGGCCGGGGCGCAACGGGCGCTGGTGCAGGGAACTTGGGACGCCTGTGGGCAACTGCTGGCTCATCGAGAAGCAATCCTGGCGACGGCCGCCCGGCTGGACAAGTGCGCTAAAATCGCCTAG
- a CDS encoding DUF1997 domain-containing protein yields the protein MLVHFQAQESVTIPVPRQPIPIEHYLRQPRRLVYAIADPRQVEELGDQVYRLKMRPRTFFSFTIQPVVDVRVWTEPSHILRLQSVGCEIRGVPYINRRFRLHLTGTLQAVRSARCSSLVGHAHLQVEVDVPPPLNLMPKPVVEAAGDSLLASVLGLIKQQLTRQLMADYQQWVASVTQAETETPSNLAWET from the coding sequence ATGTTGGTGCATTTTCAGGCCCAGGAGTCGGTAACCATACCGGTTCCCCGCCAGCCTATTCCCATTGAACATTACTTGCGACAGCCCCGGCGCCTGGTCTATGCCATTGCCGACCCCCGTCAGGTGGAGGAGTTGGGGGACCAAGTGTATCGCCTGAAGATGCGGCCCCGCACGTTTTTTTCTTTTACCATTCAGCCGGTGGTGGATGTACGGGTTTGGACCGAGCCGTCCCATATCCTGCGGTTGCAGTCGGTGGGGTGCGAAATTCGGGGGGTGCCCTACATTAACCGACGGTTTCGTTTGCACCTAACCGGAACGTTGCAGGCGGTGCGGTCGGCCCGCTGCTCATCTTTGGTGGGCCATGCCCATTTGCAAGTGGAAGTGGATGTGCCACCTCCTTTGAACTTGATGCCTAAGCCGGTGGTGGAGGCGGCGGGGGATAGTCTGCTGGCCAGCGTGCTGGGGCTGATTAAACAGCAGCTTACCCGCCAGTTGATGGCCGATTATCAGCAGTGGGTTGCCAGTGTCACTCAGGCGGAAACGGAAACCCCTAGCAACTTGGCCTGGGAGACCTGA
- the pheA gene encoding prephenate dehydratase, which yields MDPSPCIAYLGPAGTYSEMAAQAFGQQWSQPRWLATSTIAQVLHSVARGEADYGVVPVENSLEGSVSITLDMLWQLPHLYIQQGLILPVYHVLVSRCTDLAQVQRVYSHPQALGQCQYWLEDHLPHVPWLPTRSTAEALQYVQNEPQAAAIVSPRAAQSLDLQVLATDLAADNLTRFWVVGSRFQTVGSHTTLAFSVPENRPGALVQALAHFARRGINLSRIESRPTRRGLGEYFFSVDLEGAQTEPAIQEAIQALAAETSRLCNYGSYGIQRVITGRDKDLG from the coding sequence ATGGACCCCTCCCCCTGCATTGCCTATCTCGGTCCGGCGGGCACCTACAGTGAAATGGCGGCCCAGGCCTTTGGTCAGCAGTGGTCCCAGCCCCGTTGGTTAGCTACCAGCACCATTGCCCAGGTGTTACACAGCGTGGCGCGGGGGGAAGCGGATTACGGCGTGGTGCCGGTGGAAAATTCCTTGGAAGGCAGCGTCAGCATCACCCTGGACATGCTCTGGCAGTTGCCCCATCTGTATATCCAGCAGGGGTTGATTTTGCCCGTCTATCACGTGCTGGTCAGCCGGTGTACCGATCTGGCCCAGGTGCAGCGGGTCTATTCCCATCCCCAAGCCCTCGGGCAATGCCAGTACTGGCTGGAGGACCATTTGCCCCACGTGCCCTGGTTACCCACTCGTTCGACGGCGGAAGCCCTACAGTATGTGCAAAACGAACCCCAAGCAGCGGCGATTGTGTCCCCCCGAGCGGCCCAATCCCTGGATTTACAGGTGCTGGCGACGGATCTGGCTGCTGATAACCTCACCCGGTTTTGGGTGGTGGGTTCCCGGTTCCAGACGGTGGGCAGTCATACGACCCTGGCATTTAGCGTGCCGGAGAATCGGCCGGGGGCATTGGTGCAAGCTCTGGCCCACTTTGCCCGGCGGGGGATCAATCTCAGTCGCATCGAATCTCGGCCCACGCGCCGGGGGTTGGGGGAGTATTTTTTTTCGGTGGATTTAGAGGGGGCGCAAACGGAACCGGCCATTCAGGAAGCCATCCAGGCCCTGGCAGCCGAAACCAGCCGCTTGTGCAATTACGGCAGCTACGGTATTCAGCGGGTAATTACCGGCAGGGACAAGGACCTAGGCTAG
- a CDS encoding SRPBCC family protein — protein sequence MVIRWPKPQARKIAMTYYALSSAPVEQIWQKLANLADLSWHPLVTRPHVPWGLLPKPGLLYEAMSRLFPVRVRIFVERVQQQQLLSVRVFALPGVEERVTYQVQSTVCGTQISYSITLQGWLSPLVWSVIRPRAAQVARQLARAAEGQLPSSWDGMSVI from the coding sequence ATGGTCATACGCTGGCCCAAACCACAGGCACGCAAAATTGCCATGACCTACTATGCCCTGAGCAGTGCCCCGGTGGAGCAAATCTGGCAAAAACTGGCGAACCTAGCGGATTTGTCCTGGCATCCCCTGGTAACCCGTCCCCATGTGCCCTGGGGGCTGCTGCCCAAACCGGGTTTACTCTACGAAGCCATGTCCCGGCTGTTCCCGGTGCGGGTGCGGATTTTTGTCGAGCGAGTTCAGCAGCAGCAACTCCTGAGCGTGCGGGTGTTTGCCTTGCCGGGGGTAGAAGAGCGGGTGACCTATCAAGTGCAATCTACAGTTTGCGGCACCCAAATTTCCTATTCCATCACCCTACAGGGATGGCTCTCACCCCTGGTCTGGTCGGTGATCCGCCCCCGAGCTGCCCAGGTTGCCCGGCAGTTGGCCCGCGCCGCCGAAGGTCAGCTCCCCTCCTCCTGGGATGGTATGTCGGTCATCTAG